One Vitis vinifera cultivar Pinot Noir 40024 chromosome 8, ASM3070453v1 genomic window carries:
- the LOC100247080 gene encoding kinetochore protein SPC24 homolog isoform X1, with amino-acid sequence MGDFSQSVDVEKLISYSDDLVECLRGKRDIDSLTQCLEHSSALQSSCDADFGEVQSLVQVDKFSYGAEYQKKIDACKQKTDEAKSDAATDAEINFLEKELEGELQREQMLREELRTIIYEINDLEHQRVSVEERNQIVTKLKQDDQRAESKLSMYASVTNIIPSLDDELKISGHIVERNKKVVEKFEFDPAKLSVFDACNRIWKMIDK; translated from the exons ATGGGCGATTTTTCTCAAAGTGTTGATGTCGAGAAGCTGATTTCTTACAGCGACGATCTCGTTGAATGTCTCCGGGGCAAGAGGGACATCGACAGCCTGACGCAGTGTCTAGAACATTCTAGTGCTCTTCAATCAAGTTGCGATGCCGATTTCGGTGAAGTGCAGAGCTTGGTCCAAG TTGACAAATTCTCTTATGGAGcagagtatcagaaaaagataGATGCTTGCAAGCAGAAAACAGATGAAGCAAAATCTGATGCAGCTACAGATGCAGAAATAAACTTTCTTGAAAAAGAGTTGGAAGGGGAGCTTCAAAGGGAACAGATGCTTAGGGAGGAGCTTAG AACCATCATCTATGAGATTAATGATCTAGAGCATCAAAGGGTTTCTGTTGAAGAACGAAATCAGATTGTGACGAAACTCAAACAAGATGATCAGCGAGCAGA GAGCAAGCTTTCAATGTATGCTTCCGTCACGAATATCATTCCTAGCTTGGATGATGAGCTTAAAATTTCTGGCC ATATTGTGGAAAGGAATAAGAAGGTGGTTGAGAAGTTTGAATTTGACCCTGCAAAGTTGTCTGTCTTTGATGCATGCAACCGTATATGGAAGATGATTGATAAGTGA
- the LOC100247080 gene encoding kinetochore protein SPC24 homolog isoform X2: MGDFSQSVDVEKLISYSDDLVECLRGKRDIDSLTQCLEHSSALQSSCDADFGEVQSLVQEYQKKIDACKQKTDEAKSDAATDAEINFLEKELEGELQREQMLREELRTIIYEINDLEHQRVSVEERNQIVTKLKQDDQRAESKLSMYASVTNIIPSLDDELKISGHIVERNKKVVEKFEFDPAKLSVFDACNRIWKMIDK; encoded by the exons ATGGGCGATTTTTCTCAAAGTGTTGATGTCGAGAAGCTGATTTCTTACAGCGACGATCTCGTTGAATGTCTCCGGGGCAAGAGGGACATCGACAGCCTGACGCAGTGTCTAGAACATTCTAGTGCTCTTCAATCAAGTTGCGATGCCGATTTCGGTGAAGTGCAGAGCTTGGTCCAAG agtatcagaaaaagataGATGCTTGCAAGCAGAAAACAGATGAAGCAAAATCTGATGCAGCTACAGATGCAGAAATAAACTTTCTTGAAAAAGAGTTGGAAGGGGAGCTTCAAAGGGAACAGATGCTTAGGGAGGAGCTTAG AACCATCATCTATGAGATTAATGATCTAGAGCATCAAAGGGTTTCTGTTGAAGAACGAAATCAGATTGTGACGAAACTCAAACAAGATGATCAGCGAGCAGA GAGCAAGCTTTCAATGTATGCTTCCGTCACGAATATCATTCCTAGCTTGGATGATGAGCTTAAAATTTCTGGCC ATATTGTGGAAAGGAATAAGAAGGTGGTTGAGAAGTTTGAATTTGACCCTGCAAAGTTGTCTGTCTTTGATGCATGCAACCGTATATGGAAGATGATTGATAAGTGA